In Dyadobacter sp. NIV53, a single window of DNA contains:
- a CDS encoding dipeptidase — MFLFDAHLDISMNALEWNRDFTQSLNDIREREKHLTDKPDRGKGVVSFPEMRKGNIGMCVATQIARFVKPDSLIPGWHSQAQAWAQTQGQVAWYKAMEEAGELVQITDFPSLQKHIALWKNAESTENLPIGYILSLEGADSILSLKHLETAYNYGLRAVGPAHYGPGVYAYGTDSDQPLSQKGKDLIREIERLGIILDATHLCDSAFWDAMKIYHGPVWASHNLVRNLVPHNRQFSDEMLRELISRKAVIGMAFDAWMMIPGWVRGKSTPESTGLKIEHIAEHIDYICQLAGNALHVGIGSDLDGAFGKEQAPGDMDSIADLQTIVPILERRGYTAQDIEQIMWKNWVDFLERAWGRE; from the coding sequence ATGTTTCTCTTTGACGCCCATCTTGACATTTCCATGAATGCGCTGGAATGGAACCGGGATTTCACACAAAGCTTGAATGATATACGGGAACGTGAAAAACATCTGACCGACAAGCCAGACCGAGGCAAGGGTGTTGTTAGTTTCCCGGAAATGAGAAAAGGAAATATCGGCATGTGTGTGGCTACGCAGATCGCCCGTTTTGTAAAGCCGGATAGCCTTATTCCGGGCTGGCATTCTCAGGCACAGGCATGGGCTCAAACCCAGGGCCAGGTTGCATGGTATAAGGCCATGGAAGAAGCCGGAGAACTCGTTCAGATTACAGATTTCCCATCTTTACAAAAACATATTGCGCTTTGGAAAAACGCTGAGTCTACTGAAAATCTTCCAATCGGATATATCTTAAGCCTGGAAGGTGCAGACTCCATACTAAGCTTAAAACATCTTGAAACGGCATATAATTATGGTTTACGGGCTGTCGGGCCAGCTCATTATGGACCGGGAGTTTATGCTTATGGCACTGATTCAGACCAGCCGTTGTCACAAAAGGGAAAAGACCTTATACGTGAAATAGAACGGCTTGGAATCATTCTGGATGCAACGCATTTGTGTGACAGTGCATTTTGGGATGCTATGAAAATATATCATGGCCCTGTTTGGGCAAGCCACAATCTGGTGCGCAATCTGGTCCCGCACAACCGCCAGTTTTCGGATGAAATGCTGAGAGAACTGATCAGCCGGAAGGCGGTGATTGGTATGGCTTTTGACGCCTGGATGATGATTCCTGGTTGGGTAAGAGGAAAATCAACACCTGAAAGTACTGGCCTTAAAATAGAACATATTGCCGAACACATCGACTATATCTGCCAGCTTGCCGGTAATGCTTTACATGTCGGCATTGGTTCCGATCTGGATGGTGCGTTTGGAAAAGAACAGGCTCCCGGCGATATGGATTCTATTGCGGATTTACAGACAATAGTACCAATCCTTGAACGAAGAGGTTATACAGCACAGGATATTGAACAGATCATGTGGAAAAATTGGGTTGATTTTCTGGAAAGAGCCTGGGGAAGGGAGTAG
- a CDS encoding D-TA family PLP-dependent enzyme: MWYLLNKPEKVISPSLLFYKDRIDSNIDRMIHVAGDVNRLIPHVKTHKTAEIVKIQLEKGITKFKCATIAEAEMLSSAGAKWILIAYQMAGPNIQRLFNLKALYPEVSYFSLIDNEKSADALQECSAVNEQTSSVFIDVNNGMNRSGHITDVTLLSLFHYLKSLPDVQFSGAHIYDGHIRNPEFSERKLASDEAFEKALPFLDMIRDNPENKQMVIAGGSPSFNIHTLRPDVYLSPGTNVLWDWGYGSRFQDQPFLHAALILTRVVSKPSAGIVTIDLGHKAVSAENPVDSRFQLLNLNNYTLLSQSEEHGVLEVGEQAWENIQIGDVYYALPYHICPSVALHDFAFVVQNKEVVDEWKVVARNRRITV, from the coding sequence ATGTGGTATTTACTCAACAAACCGGAAAAGGTCATTTCTCCGTCACTCCTGTTTTATAAAGATAGAATTGATAGCAATATTGACCGGATGATCCATGTTGCCGGAGACGTGAACAGGCTAATCCCCCATGTAAAGACGCATAAAACGGCGGAAATAGTTAAAATTCAGCTGGAAAAGGGTATTACCAAATTCAAGTGCGCTACCATTGCTGAAGCAGAAATGCTTTCTAGTGCAGGTGCAAAATGGATTCTGATTGCTTATCAGATGGCAGGCCCAAACATCCAGCGGTTGTTTAACCTGAAAGCTCTTTATCCGGAAGTAAGTTATTTTTCCTTAATTGATAATGAAAAGTCTGCTGACGCGCTTCAGGAATGCTCTGCTGTGAATGAGCAGACTTCCTCTGTTTTTATTGATGTTAATAACGGCATGAACCGCTCAGGCCATATTACTGATGTTACATTGCTCTCTTTATTTCATTACCTGAAAAGCTTACCGGATGTACAGTTTTCCGGAGCTCACATATACGACGGACATATACGAAATCCTGAGTTTTCAGAAAGGAAACTGGCAAGTGACGAAGCCTTTGAAAAAGCCTTGCCATTTCTGGATATGATCAGGGACAATCCGGAAAATAAGCAGATGGTCATAGCTGGTGGTTCGCCTTCATTTAATATACATACATTACGTCCCGATGTTTATCTGAGTCCCGGAACAAATGTTTTGTGGGATTGGGGATATGGTTCCCGTTTTCAGGATCAGCCATTTTTACATGCAGCACTTATTTTAACGCGCGTTGTATCCAAGCCATCAGCCGGGATTGTTACAATAGATCTGGGACACAAAGCAGTATCCGCAGAAAATCCGGTTGACAGCCGTTTCCAATTACTAAACCTGAACAATTATACTCTTCTGAGCCAGAGTGAGGAACATGGAGTATTGGAAGTAGGTGAACAAGCCTGGGAAAATATCCAGATCGGCGATGTCTACTATGCCCTTCCCTATCATATATGCCCAAGCGTTGCACTGCATGATTTTGCATTTGTTGTTCAAAACAAAGAAGTAGTTGACGAATGGAAAGTCGTAGCAAGAAATCGCCGTATTACTGTATAA
- a CDS encoding RidA family protein, with product MTPESNFAKLGLTLPPPPKPLGVYKPLLIVDKRWVYVSGHGTVQDDGTLIKGRIGADMDQEEGKLAARQVGLTILSTLKANLGSLDRIKRVIKVLGMVNCTSDFEKHPFIINGCSELFAKVWGEENGIGVRSAVGMGSLPDNIPVEIEAMFELEEK from the coding sequence ATGACTCCTGAATCCAACTTCGCAAAACTAGGACTTACTTTGCCTCCGCCACCAAAACCGCTTGGTGTATATAAACCGTTACTGATCGTTGATAAACGCTGGGTTTATGTTTCCGGACATGGAACTGTACAAGATGACGGAACACTTATCAAAGGCAGAATCGGTGCAGATATGGATCAGGAAGAAGGAAAATTAGCAGCAAGACAAGTGGGCTTGACCATCCTTTCTACCCTGAAAGCAAATTTAGGTAGCTTAGACCGTATTAAGCGGGTTATCAAAGTTTTAGGCATGGTAAATTGCACTTCTGATTTTGAAAAACATCCCTTCATTATCAACGGATGCAGTGAGCTGTTTGCAAAAGTCTGGGGAGAAGAAAACGGGATTGGTGTCCGCAGTGCAGTAGGTATGGGATCGTTACCTGATAATATTCCTGTTGAAATTGAAGCAATGTTTGAATTGGAAGAAAAATAA
- a CDS encoding gluconate:H+ symporter yields the protein MPLLLTFLAILCLILLIAWLKIDTFISFLLVSIGLGLASGLTVDAVSKAIQKGVGSTLGDLVLIVGFGAMLGKMVADSGAAQRITDALIGIFGKKYIQWGMALAGFVIGIPLFYNAGFVIVIPLIFMISATARLPLLYVGIPMLSALSVAHGYLPPHPSPAAIASQLHADLGKTLFYGLMVSIPAIAIAGPIFGSTLKRFQPTPDADLFNIKPRPSFELPGLGISIITALLPVFLLTSMSAVKKVFPENPVVGLLAEPYFGMLLSVLFASYVLGIRRGMNMKSVSKSMEEAFKGVSVILLIIAGAGVFKEIMTASGVSTYIAEGLKGVDISPILLSWGIAAVIRVCVGSATVAGLTTVGILSPLLINSPVKPELLVLAIGSGSLMFSHLNDGGFWLFKEYFNLSIKDTLLTWSVMETIVSIMGLVGVLMLNLFV from the coding sequence ATGCCTCTACTACTTACATTCCTTGCCATTTTATGTCTTATTCTGCTCATAGCATGGTTGAAAATAGATACTTTTATTTCTTTTCTGCTGGTTTCCATCGGCTTAGGCCTTGCCAGCGGACTCACAGTTGACGCAGTAAGTAAGGCTATTCAAAAAGGTGTTGGCTCAACGCTCGGAGACCTTGTACTCATCGTAGGATTTGGCGCTATGCTTGGAAAAATGGTTGCTGACAGCGGTGCCGCCCAGCGAATCACAGATGCGTTAATCGGCATTTTCGGTAAAAAGTATATTCAATGGGGAATGGCCCTGGCGGGATTTGTCATTGGAATACCATTGTTTTACAACGCTGGGTTTGTCATCGTAATTCCACTGATTTTCATGATCAGTGCCACTGCAAGGCTTCCTTTATTATATGTAGGTATTCCTATGCTTTCGGCCTTATCGGTTGCGCATGGCTATTTGCCTCCTCACCCGTCTCCGGCAGCCATTGCAAGCCAGCTTCATGCAGACCTGGGAAAGACACTTTTTTACGGACTTATGGTATCCATTCCTGCAATAGCCATAGCTGGGCCGATATTTGGAAGTACGCTGAAACGCTTCCAGCCTACTCCTGATGCAGATCTTTTTAATATTAAGCCCCGCCCGTCATTTGAACTTCCAGGACTGGGTATCAGTATTATTACTGCACTGCTTCCGGTTTTTTTACTAACAAGTATGTCGGCAGTGAAAAAGGTTTTTCCTGAAAATCCGGTCGTTGGACTTCTGGCTGAACCATATTTCGGAATGCTGCTTTCGGTTCTTTTTGCCTCCTATGTTTTAGGAATCCGACGTGGAATGAACATGAAATCCGTTAGTAAGTCAATGGAAGAAGCTTTCAAAGGAGTATCAGTTATCTTATTGATTATTGCCGGTGCAGGGGTATTTAAGGAAATAATGACTGCAAGTGGTGTCAGCACTTACATTGCAGAAGGTTTGAAAGGAGTTGATATTTCTCCGATCCTGTTAAGCTGGGGAATTGCTGCTGTAATACGCGTTTGCGTTGGCTCTGCTACCGTTGCCGGACTGACAACTGTTGGCATACTTTCCCCCCTGTTAATCAACTCTCCGGTAAAACCTGAATTGCTCGTATTAGCCATTGGATCAGGCAGTTTAATGTTCTCTCATTTAAATGACGGTGGATTCTGGTTGTTTAAAGAATACTTCAATCTGAGTATTAAGGATACCCTGCTTACATGGTCTGTAATGGAAACAATTGTCTCAATTATGGGTTTAGTGGGCGTTTTAATGCTAAATTTGTTCGTATGA